In Paroedura picta isolate Pp20150507F chromosome 1, Ppicta_v3.0, whole genome shotgun sequence, the following are encoded in one genomic region:
- the COA6 gene encoding cytochrome c oxidase assembly factor 6 homolog, producing MSAPSMKERQACWEARDTFWKCLDENRENTAKCDKSKLSFESLCPQQWVKYFDRRREYLKYKAKIEAGEYQPTENPEKS from the exons ATGTCAGCACCATCAATGAAGGAAAGGCAAGCATGCTGGGAAGCACGGGATACGTTCTGGAAGTGCTTAGATGAAAATAGGGAAAATACAGCCAAGTGTGACAAGTCTAAGCTATCTTTTGAAAGCTTATGTCCACAGCAATGG GTTAAATACTTCGATAGAAGAAGAGAGTAtttaaaatataaagctaaaataGAAGCAGGAGAATATCAGCCTACAGAGAACCCTGAGAAGTCCTAA